Proteins encoded within one genomic window of Arachis ipaensis cultivar K30076 chromosome B08, Araip1.1, whole genome shotgun sequence:
- the LOC107610874 gene encoding uncharacterized protein LOC107610874 — protein MAMEVGNGRSTLFWEDNWLQGGPLKVTFPRLFSISDQQGSKVGDCGFWDGLEWIWNFQWRRELFQWELELVHQLHERLRQVKLSDGEEDNLVWKFDGKWVFSTKSVVQVLQSETLSEEITSYSFTSSVWRGVVPPRIKLFGWFVLIGRVNTKERLTRLGVIRPSDNICVLCNKEVESVEHLFLRCELTWQVWCSCLRYFGEVWSIPGTIKELFERWTGRHK, from the coding sequence ATGGCGATGGAGGTAGGGAATGGGAGGAGTACCCTGTTTTGGGAAGATAACTGGCTGCAAGGTGGCCCATTGAAGGTGACATTTCCAAGACTTTTCTCAATTTCGGATCAGCAAGGATCGAAGGTAGGggattgtggattttgggatgGGCTTGAGTGGATATGGAACTTCCAGTGGCGAAGAGAGTTGTTCCAATGGGAGCTGGAACTTGTCCACCAACTTCATGAGCGGCTACGGCAGGTGAAATTGTCAGATGGTGAAGAGGATAATCTGGTTTGGAAGTTTGATGGTAAATGGGTATTTTCTACCAAATCTGTTGTGCAGGTCCTACAATCGGAGACTTTGTCGGAGGAGATAACGAGCTACAGTTTCACAAGCTCAGTTTGGAGAGGAGTGGTACCGCCGAGGATTAAGCTTTTTGGGTGGTTTGTACTTATTGGCAGAGTTAATACCAAAGAGAGATTGACTAGACTAGGCGTTATTAGGCCCAGTGATAATATCTGTGTTCTATGCAACAAGGAGGTAGAGTCGGTGGAGCATTTATTTCTCCGATGTGAGctaacatggcaggtgtggtgtagTTGTTTGAGGTATTTTGGGGAGGTGTGGTCTATTCCTGGAACCATAAAGGAACTGTTTGAGCGGTGGACCGGTAGGCATAAGTAG